The sequence AGCGCTTTCACAAGCAGCTCGAGTAGGCATGAGCCTGCCGCCGCATCTTGCCCGGCTCGCGCGAGACTGCACCGTGACCCCCTACAAGTCGTCGGGGCCGGGCGGGCAGAAGAAGAACAAGACGGAGTCGAGCGTGCGCGTCACCCACCGCCCCTCCGGGCTCACCCGGATCGCCACCGAGTCGCGCTCGCAGTCGCGCAATCG is a genomic window of Candidatus Sulfotelmatobacter sp. containing:
- a CDS encoding peptide chain release factor-like protein, which codes for MSLPPHLARLARDCTVTPYKSSGPGGQKKNKTESSVRVTHRPSGLTRIATESRSQSRNRQLALERVWQALERRRRRPRPRVATRPTRASVEQRLQEKR